A genomic region of Venturia canescens isolate UGA chromosome 7, ASM1945775v1, whole genome shotgun sequence contains the following coding sequences:
- the ash1 gene encoding histone-lysine N-methyltransferase ash1 isoform X2, with protein MSGDSGWNAVIHHPSELELQNWNWDENDEEGERELPSTVDMDAIKGGGSWDPATGRNDSVDSEEDSDSDEDSSGGTEGSCSYSDSESENESSAEEGCAETGSNTDCSSENSEQTFSIRETNFEQGALKLKISMKAQKKEEIDKSKCDKTRRSGARNVKGVNNSAKSGEYETDDSNSSSGPGVPNSQEQVPQQVPAAATTTTTTTVVPAAAPSQQQPLQEINQEDLAAILPDQEHEDAPFDGFEDSESGRLVSKAIERMSLGADSDSSEATDANPVPVYSSTLLQQFVEKTALLSEPRKRRSKLVKKAADTEYACVSNVSPDSGIQSVDNSPLHLATSPTSQLAASQSPLQTAAAPKPAVNVDRVLYPPKRKPGRPAKMVSTQPRGPGRPRLRPEVAEKIEKIERSEPVNSVKPKKSETNEIKSSKVNNETAKVSNIQSSKNPNVPKSKRFKDKKPIQSVNIETDNTTKTDDKARSDTQKAEDTTDSRTGGEQTSKKSGQTREKETLDREINRKSKTDKLTNSNKAATTVVQKTSNRREQPQPQDERGSSSGRKSSKENRLETTTSTATSVSKKVLTSKKCLQMTSGPRRVLKENKSSKKAVCRDSDTNVVGVQTVISLPVEKPLKSENVEVDAHKSEKTLETAQNNRQKHHHHHHHHHHHHKHRRRVVVPPKQPIKVNPSVTEELEKLIDEFARSCNLGRNNASVVHSELPQIFRVKKMIKKRKGSDVNASEEQKLKRRLKKEKLPANGDARSSLNNSSNSNSNEQRLPLKKRHYHVSSPHSSQSSSASGNEICSNEANTTDNHIEEAIEATITRYSENLGNSNQRENVPVTPKKRHRDTEIPSVETHTSESCESADEKPANRLEIQPRRKKKIVKDLRVTVTKLNSDNHGSNDKNEKSDGHLREKSPKCHSDKSLKADKSAPVKSDKTGLPAKLEKGTTERSIKVDKMSGESVEKPDETEVTVVDNNREKNSGDSCDLQSTIVKMPPSETRDKKVEVTPGLSSPLNPVAATISTKKKIRRRKPINRTGFPTLKKKKKKILPTETAENNEHDAGELKLIRRTDVVVEKSLVTDIKISNEDKNLLIESEIQEVLPIVNETVNERAIEKLVDKAGYKGFDECTESVVEEVSMNHCENTGHARSGKLRVRKDLVECDGSRPCDKLCPVKYEKIQDSRMYDENATLEESLERYNQSQRVGELSVENVKKLDRASNDANVKLEISACLNNNHKRRRGSISPCNITLRNIKRLRSAGYDTESDALPSSDVASDETEIGKQLGSSQIKRKQPRWKKRYLQAGLFSDYYKEDEPRKVTSTETSAGKNKMIYDSSEHPHGLLPPPYHCGKFLRQRKIHFQLPYDLWWLHTHSRLPGRDLVPSWNYRKIRTNIYFDVKPTTLYEAQACECKPESGCGDECINRMVFSECSPQFCPCSEKCRNQKIQRHEWAPGLQRFMTDCKGWGIRTQDSIKMGDFILEYVGEVVSEREFKSRMATRYANDTHHYCLHLDGGLVIDGHRMGGDGRFVNHSCEPNCEMQKWSVHGLPRMALFASRNIRPGEELTYDYNFALFNPSEGQQCRCGSEVCRGVIGGKSQRVAKCLTITPAQVDSTERRSVGRPRKNIRKSIIVQSSNSKGLCKTRKIGDSMIIHVPSVKPMSHQQRCFAQQHHCFLLRNLEKVRRLKAPTSNNVQAQTGKGKEKLVQATKEKNLVDSKTQSDVFYSQLTALNNVTCRTVRTRRLAQAQDDPEVNKTAKLAKVLKGLYNVVATANDENGQLLCTPFITLPPKRKLPEYYEKIVDPIDLTMIEQAVSTGQYKLAEQFDQDMIKLFDNNVKFFGRTSELGIAAARLRKLYLGSKADFIDAITEATGSPPAQGFLPPQGSTAGEEDVIRCICGLHRDEGLMIQCERCLVWQHCDCVKADTSAESYLCERCQPREVDLEIPLEGEEEEEGKKQFVTLLRGDLQLRQGDTVYVLRDTPEKHTYKTIQKPDYEEMDIFRIERLWKNEQGERFVFGHHYLRPHETYHEPTRKFYENEVVCAPLYEAVPCDLVAERCWVLDPNTYCKGRPVGSTPEHTYVCEYRVDRAARLFTKVARARHQVCVKPYAFEVFPERIKHYRTYLPHSLEGIESAGTSKVSKDKKKTTHQETENNSQNEVTETTKFNGKEQTKSFSNRTRQRSCDASVVTTFAMSAAQKDAQQKRLNNILLNLLQRMPNKKDPLDLSFLLDRNRRNRKRAGNSNP; from the exons ATGTCCGGTGATTCAGGATGGAACGCGGTCATTCATCATCCTTCGGAATTGGAATTACAAAATTGGAATTGGGACGAGAATGATGAAGAGGGCGAGCGAGAATTACCCTCTACTGTTGATATGGATGCTATAAAAGGTGGTGGTAGCTGGGATCCTGCCACTGGAAGAAATG ATTCAGTTGATTCGGAGGAAGATTCAGACTCGGATGAAGATAGTTCGGGTGGAACTGAGGGAAGCTGTTCTTACTCCGATTCAGAATCTGAAAATGAAAGCAGCGCGGAGGAAGGATGTGCCGAAACAGGCTCAAACACGGATTGTTCATCAGAAAACAGCGAACAAACATTTTCAATaagagaaacaaattttgaacag ggTGCActcaaattgaaaattagcATGAAAGCTCAAAAGAAGGAAGAAATCGATAAATCAAAGTGCGATAAAACGAGAAGAAGTGGTGCAAGAAACGTGAAAGGAGTTAATAATAGCGCGaag AGCGGTGAATACGAAACGGACGATTCGAATTCATCGAGTGGGCCTGGTGTCCCGAATTCGCAAGAACAAGTGCCTCAACAAGTACCAGCAGCcgcaacgacgacgacaacaacGACGGTAGTTCCGGCCGCGGCTCCGTCGCAGCAGCAACCGTTGCAAGAGATTAATCAGGAAGATCTCGCGGCAATATTACCGGATCAGGAACACGAAGATGCGCCGTTCGACGGTTTCGAGGATTCCGAATCGGGTCGTTTGGTTTCAAAAGCTATCGAGCGTATGTCGCTCGGAGCCGATTCAGACTCTAGCGAAGCAACGGACGCAAACCCCGTACCGGTTTATTCCTCGACGTTGCTTCAACAGTTTGTCGAGAAAACGGCATTGCTTTCGGAGCCAAGGAAACGACGCAGTAAACTTGTAAAAAAAGCAGCCGACACGGAATATGCTTGTGTCTCAAACGTATCGCCAGATTCGGGAATCCAATCGGTAGACAATAGTCCGCTCCATCTTGCAACCAGTCCAACGAGCCAATTGGCAGCGTCTCAATCTCCGCTTCAAACAGCAGCTGCACCAAAACCGGCTGTAAACGTTGACCGAGTTCTTTATCCGCCGAAGCGTAAGCCCGGGAGACCAGCCAAGATGGTATCGACACAACCACGTGGCCCTGGCAGGCCGAGGTTACGTCCTGAAGTAGccgagaaaattgaaaagatcgAACGTAGCGAGCCTGTGAACAGTGTAAAGCCTAAAAAATCCGAAACTAATGAGATCAAAAGCTCGAAAGTCAACAACGAAACGGCCAAAGTATCGAACATACAATCGAGCAAAAATCCAAATGTACCCAAGAGCAAAAGATTCAAAGACAAAAAACCCATTCAGTCTGTCAATATCGAAACTGATAATACGACAAAAACAGACGATAAAGCACGCTCGGATACTCAAAAAGCTGAGGATACAACGGATTCCCGTACGGGAGGCGAACAAACTAGTAAAAAATCTGGtcaaacgagagagaaagaaacgcTCGACCGAGAAATTAATAGAAAGAGCAAAACCGATAAATTAACTAATTCGAACAAAGCTGCTACAACTGTTGTACAAAAAACGAGCAACCGTCGCGAACAACCGCAGCCCCAGGATGAAAGAGGCAGTAGTAGCGGTCGTAAAAGCTCGAAAGAGAATCGCCTTGAAACTACCACTTCCACTGCTACCTCGGTCAGTAAAAAAGTGTTGacatcgaaaaagtgtttgcaaATGACAAGCGGGCCGAGGAGAGTTTTAAAGGAAAATAAGAGCAGTAAGAAAGCCGTTTGCAGAGATTCGGATACTAATGTTGTCGGGGTACAAACGGTTATTTCACTTCCAGTAGAAAAGCCACTAAAATCAGAGAACGTCGAGGTCGACGCTCACAAGTctgaaaaaacgttggaaaCCGCACAAAATAACCGTCAAAAGCATCACCATCACCATCACCACCACCATCATCATCACAAACACCGGAGACGCGTGGTCGTGCCTCCGAAACAACCGATCAAAGTGAATCCAAGCGTGACCGAagagttggaaaaattgatcgatGAGTTCGCACGATCTTGTAACCTCGGTAGGAACAATGCGAGTGTCGTTCATTCCGAATTACCGCAAATATTTcgagtcaaaaaaatgattaaaaagcGGAAAGGTAGCGATGTGAATGCAAGCGAAGAGCAAAAGTTGAAAAGGCgcttgaagaaagaaaaattgccgGCAAACGGCGATGCGAGAAGTAGTTTAAACAACAGCTCCAATTCAAATTCGAACGAGCAGAGATTGCCATTGAAGAAACGACATTATCACGTGTCGAGCCCTCACAGCTCGCAAAGTTCGAGCGCAAGtggaaatgaaatttgttCGAACGAAGCGAACACCACGGACAATCATATTGAGGAAGCGATCGAAGCTACGATCACGCGATACAGTGAAAATCTTGGTAACAGTAATCAGCGGGAAAACGTTCCTGTAACACCGAAAAAACGCCATAGAGATACAGAAATACCATCCGTCGAGACGCACACGAGCGAGAGTTGCGAATCTGCGGATGAAAAACCAGCGAATCGGCTCGAAATACAGccgagaagaaagaaaaagattgTCAAAGATCTTCGAGTTACCGTTACGAAATTGAACTCGGACAATCACGGGAGCAACgacaagaatgaaaaaagcgaTGGTCATTTGAGAGAAAAGAGTCCGAAGTGTCATTCCGATAAAAGCCTCAAAGCCGATAAATCTGCGCCTGTCAAGTCGGACAAGACCGGCTTACCGGCTAAATTGGAAAAAGGTACAACGGAAAGATCCATAAAAGTAGACAAAATGAGTGGAGAATCAGTGGAAAAACCGGATGAAACCGAGGTCACGGTGGTGGATAATAATCGAGAGAAAAACAGCGGAGATTCTTGTGACTTACAATCAACGATTGTCAAGATGCCTCCGTCAGAAACGAGGGATAAAAAAGTCGAAGTTACTCCAGGCCTTTCGAGTCCTCTTAACCCTGTCGCTGCGACGAtatcgacgaagaaaaaaatacgtcgTAGGAAACCGATAAATCGTACAGGTTTTCCGactttgaagaagaaaaagaagaaaatattgcCCACGGAGACAGCCGAGAACAACGAGCACGACGCCGGGGAGTTGAAATTGATTCGACGGACCGACGTCGTCGTCGAAAAAAGTCTCGTGACGGATATCAAAATCTCTAACGAAGACAAAAATCTTTTGATCGAGAGCGAGATACAAGAGGTGCTGCCAATCGTTAACGAAACAGTGAACGAACGTGCGATCGAGAAACTTGTTGACAAAGCCGGTTACAAAGGATTTGATGAATGTACCGAGTCGGTCGTTGAAGAAGTGTCGATGAATCATTGCGAGAACACCGGGCACGCGCGCTCAGGTAAGCTACGAGTTCGCAAGGATTTGGTCGAGTGCGATGGAAGCAGACCGTGTGACAAATTGTGCCCCGTCAAATACGAGAAAATACAAGATTCCCGCATGTACGACGAGAATGCGACCCTCGAGGAGTCCCTCGAGCGTTACAACCAAAGTCAACGCGTAGGTGAGCTCAGCGTAGAGAATGTGAAGAAGCTTGATCGCGCGAGCAACGACGCTAACGTCAAACTCGAAATCTCAGCGTGTCTAAACAACAATCATAAACGAAGAAGAGGCTCGATCAGCCCTTGTAATATCACACTCAGGAATATAAAACGCTTGAGAAGCGCAGGCTACGACACTGAAAGCGATGCGCTGCCGAGCAGCGACGTTGCCAGTGACGAAACCGAAATCGGCAAACAATTAGGCTCTTCGCAAATCAAAAGAAAACAACCGAGATGGAAAAAGCGCTATCTCCAAGCTGGCCTTTTTTCTGATTATTACAAAGAAGACGAACCTCGAAAAGTAACCAGTACCGAAACTTCCGCTggcaaaaacaaaatgatttaCGACAGCTCCGAACACCCACATGGACTACTACCACCCCCTTATCATTGTGGCAAATTTCTTCGAcagagaaaaattcactttcaacTACCTTACGATTTGTGGTGGCTACACACACATTCGCGATTGCCTGGAAGAGACTTGGTACCGTCTTGGAATTATCG AAAAATACGAACAAATATTTACTTTGACGTAAAACCCACAACGCTTTATGAGGCTCAGGCTTGCGAATGCAAACCAGAAAGTGGCTGTGGCGACGAATGCATAAATCGCATGGTATTCAGCGAATGCTCGCCACAATTTTGTCCTTGCAGTGAGAAGTGCAGAAATCAAAAAATCCAGAGGCACGAGTGGGCTCCGGGTTTGCAACGATTTATGACAGACTGCAAAGGGTGGGGCATAAGAACTCAAGATTCTATAAAAATGGGCGATTTCATTTTGGAATACGTTGGAGAAGTTGTCTCGGAACGAGAATTTAAATCTCGAATGGCTACAAG GTATGCCAATGACACGCATCATTATTGTTTACACCTCGACGGAGGTTTGGTAATCGATGGGCATCGCATGGGTGGCGATGGGCGTTTCGTTAATCATTCTTGTGAACCAAATTGTGAGATGCAGAAATGGAGCGTTCACGGTTTGCCGCGAATGGCTTTATTCGCGTCAAGAAACATCAGACCCGGCGAAGAGTTGACTTACGATTACAACTTTGCACTTTTCAACCCTTCTGAAGGACAACAGTGTCGATGTGGGAGCGAAGTTTGCCGAGGAGTCATTG GTGGAAAGAGCCAGAGAGTAGCAAAATGCTTGACAATAACTCCAGCTCAGGTGGACTCGACAGAAAGAAGATCGGTAGGACGCCCGCGAAAGAACATTCGCAAATCAATAATTGTGCAATCGTCGAATTCGAAAGGATTGTGTAAAACTCGAAAGATCGGTGATTCGATGATTATTCACGTACCCTCGGTAAAGCCGATGTCCCATCAACAACGTTGTTTCGCACAGCAGCATCATTGTTTCTTACTGaggaatttggaaaaagttcGGCGTCTGAAAGCTCCGACGAGCAACAACGTTCAAGCTCAAACTGGCAAAGGAAAGGAGAAGCTGGTACAAGCGACAAAAGAAAAGAATCTCGTCGATTCGAAGACTCAGTCCGACGTGTTTTACTCACAATTGACAGCATTGAACAACGTCACTTGTCGTACTGTTAGAACTCGCAGACTTGCGCAGGCGCAAGATGATCCGGAAGTTAATAAGACTGCAAAATTGGCCAAa GTACTGAAGGGTTTGTACAACGTAGTTGCAACTGCGAACGATGAGAATGGCCAATTATTATGTACTCCATTTATAACTTTACCACCAAAACGGAAATTGCCGGAATACTATGAGAAAATAGTCGACCCTATTGATCTGACAATGATCGAACAAGCTGTCAGCACTGGCCAATATAAATTGGCGGAACAATTTGATCAGGATATGATCAAACTCTTCGACaacaatgtcaaattttttggTCGAACTTCCGAACTGGGTATCGCAGCTGCTCGACTCAGGAAATTGTATCTCGGGAGCAAAGCTGATTTCATCGATGCTATCACGGAAGCTACTGGGTCACCACCTGCTCAAGGCTTTTTACCTCCCCAGGGCTCCACCGCCGGTGAAGAAGACGTTATTCGATGTATATGTGGGCTTCACAG GGACGAAGGTCTCATGATTCAATGTGAGCGTTGTCTCGTATGGCAACACTGTGATTGTGTGAAAGCGGACACAAGTGCAGAATCATATCTCTGTGAGAGATGTCAGCCACGTGAGGTCGATTTAGAAATTCCACTCGAAGgcgaagaagaggaagaaggcaAAAAACAGTTTGTTACTTTGCTACGAGGCGATTTACAACTTCGACAGGGTGACACGGTTTATGTTCTTCGCGACACACCTGAAAAGCACACGTACAAAACTATACAAAAGCCCGACTACGAAGAGATGGACATTTTCCGAATCGAACGCTTGTGGAAAAATGAGCA GGGCGAACGTTTTGTTTTTGGTCATCATTATCTACGACCCCACGAAACTTATCACGAGCCAACaagaaaattttacgaaaacgaGGTCGTTTGTGCTCCTCTTTACGAGGCCGTACCCTGCGATCTCGTGGCTGAACGTTGCTGGGTTCTCGATCCAAACACCTACTGCAAAG GACGTCCGGTAGGCTCGACGCCGGAACACACGTACGTTTGTGAGTACAGAGTCGACCGGGCAGCAAGGCTTTTTACCAAAGTAGCCAGGGCTCGTCACCAAGTTTGCGTAAAACCATACGCTTTTGAAGTCTTCCCAGAGCGCATCAAGCACTACAGAACGTACTtg CCTCACAGCTTAGAAGGCATAGAATCCGCTGGTACCagcaaagtgtcaaaagataagaaaaaaacgactcACCaggaaacagaaaataattctcaaaatGAAGTAACAGAAACGACTAAGTTCAATGGCAAGGAACAAACTAAATCATTCAGCAACCGAACACGACAAAGATCCTGCGACGCAAGTGTTGTCACTACTTTTGCAATGTCTGCTGCTCAG AAGGATGCACAACAAAAACGATTGAACAATATTCTGTTGAATCTCCTTCAAAGAATGCCGAACAAGAAGGATCCCCTCGATCTTTCGTTTTTGTTGGATCGTAACAGGCGAAACCGGAAAAGAGCAGGAAATTCGAATCCGTGA